One region of Deltaproteobacteria bacterium genomic DNA includes:
- the add gene encoding adenosine deaminase gives MAVPPDLATLPKAEVHVHLEGTVRPATLEELCARTGLSVPRSFTDLPSFVEVYSCAWATMTTPGDYARLVREYCEDAARAGVRYAELELTTTGRPYDCLAEAVEAAARQRDVVVRFVTGNARDLPLEIAWMMLEAARGVPEVVAIGLGGPEEGFPPEPFAALFAEARRRGLHAAPHAGEAAGPASIRGALDALGAERIQHGVRSVEDLDLLAEIVERRIPLAVCPTSNLRLGVVRSLDEHPLRRLWDAGAVVSVNTDDPGFFGSDLLTEYAIAGRLLVLDRRGYARLAANAVDGSFAPEAVKAELHDAIHDWARRGD, from the coding sequence ATGGCCGTCCCACCCGACCTGGCGACACTGCCCAAGGCCGAGGTCCACGTCCACCTCGAGGGCACGGTCCGGCCGGCGACGCTCGAGGAGCTGTGCGCGCGCACGGGCCTGAGCGTGCCGCGCTCGTTCACCGATCTCCCGAGCTTCGTCGAGGTGTACTCCTGCGCGTGGGCCACCATGACCACGCCCGGCGACTACGCGCGGCTCGTGCGCGAGTACTGCGAGGATGCGGCACGCGCCGGCGTGCGCTACGCCGAGCTGGAGCTCACGACCACCGGCCGACCCTACGACTGCCTCGCGGAGGCGGTCGAGGCGGCGGCGCGGCAGCGCGACGTGGTCGTCCGCTTCGTCACCGGCAACGCGCGCGACCTGCCGCTCGAGATCGCCTGGATGATGCTCGAGGCCGCGCGCGGCGTGCCCGAGGTGGTGGCGATCGGCCTCGGCGGGCCCGAGGAGGGCTTCCCGCCCGAGCCGTTCGCCGCCCTCTTCGCCGAGGCGCGCCGGCGCGGCCTGCACGCCGCGCCGCACGCGGGCGAGGCGGCCGGCCCCGCCTCGATCCGCGGCGCGCTCGACGCGCTCGGGGCCGAGCGCATCCAGCACGGCGTGCGGTCGGTCGAGGACCTGGACCTCCTGGCGGAGATCGTGGAGCGGCGCATCCCCCTCGCCGTCTGCCCGACCTCGAACCTCCGCCTGGGCGTCGTGCGCTCGCTCGACGAGCACCCGCTCCGCCGGCTGTGGGACGCGGGCGCCGTCGTGTCGGTCAACACCGACGATCCGGGCTTCTTCGGCTCCGACCTGCTCACGGAGTACGCGATCGCCGGCCGCCTCCTCGTCCTCGACCGGCGGGGCTACGCGCGCCTGGCCGCGAACGCCGTGGACGGCTCCTTCGCGCCCGAAGCGGTGAAGGCGGAGCTGCACGACGCGATCCACGACTGGGCCCGGCGCGGGGATTGA